In Mustela nigripes isolate SB6536 chromosome 12, MUSNIG.SB6536, whole genome shotgun sequence, one DNA window encodes the following:
- the EGFLAM gene encoding pikachurin isoform X2, whose translation MGRSYLIYDNPDILKRVSGSRSNAFMRFKTTAKDGLLLWRGDSPMRPNSDFISLGLRDGALVFSYNLGSGVASIMVNGSFSDGRWHRVKAVRDGQSGKITVDDYGARTGKSPGMMRQLNINGALYVGGMKEIALHTNRQYMRGLVGCISHFTLSTDYHVSLVEDAVDGKNINTCGAK comes from the exons GGTATCCGGATCAAGATCAAATGCGTTCATGAGGTTTAAGACAACTGCCAAGGATGGTCTGTTGTTGTGGAGGGGAGACAGCCCCATGAGACCCAACAGTGACTTCATTTCCTTGGGCCTTCGAGATGGAGCCCTGGTGTTCAG CTATAACCTGGGCAGTGGCGTGGCATCCATCATGGTCAATGGCTCCTTCAGTGATGGCCGGTGGCACCGTGTCAAGGCTGTCAG GGATGGCCAATCCGGAAAGATAACCGTGGATGACTATGGAGCCAGAACAGGCAAATCGCCCGGCATGATGAGGCAGCTGAACATCAACGGCGCTCTGTATGTGG GTGGGATGAAGGAAATCGCTCTGCACACTAACAGGCAATACATGCGGGGCCTCGTGGGCTGCATTTCTCATTTCACCCTGTCTACCGATTACCACGTTTCCCTCGTGGAAGACGCCGTGGATGGAAAAAACATCAACACCTGTGGAGCCAAGTAA